In Methylocystis echinoides, one genomic interval encodes:
- a CDS encoding site-specific integrase, which translates to MPYTDVPAFLARLREREAVGGLALEFTILTAARSGETLGATWGELDLEEAVWTVPAARMKAAKEHRVPLCSRALEIVQKLAEARTSEFVFPDHRRGRPLSNMAMEMLLRRMGEDKITVHGFRSAFRDWVGDETSFPREIAEAALAHQITNEVERAYRRGDAIQKRRQLMDAWEAYCSRSASQGIEFVSLTEAV; encoded by the coding sequence TTGCCGTATACCGACGTTCCGGCCTTTCTGGCTCGGTTGCGCGAACGCGAGGCCGTCGGCGGCCTCGCGCTCGAATTCACGATCCTGACGGCCGCCAGGAGCGGGGAGACCCTTGGCGCGACGTGGGGCGAGCTCGACCTAGAGGAAGCCGTCTGGACCGTCCCAGCGGCCCGAATGAAAGCCGCCAAAGAGCACCGCGTCCCCCTTTGCTCGCGAGCCCTCGAGATTGTTCAGAAGCTGGCCGAGGCGAGAACCAGCGAATTCGTTTTCCCTGATCATCGAAGGGGGCGGCCCCTTTCGAACATGGCGATGGAAATGCTACTTCGGCGCATGGGCGAGGACAAGATCACCGTCCATGGCTTCCGCAGCGCCTTCCGTGACTGGGTGGGCGATGAGACAAGTTTTCCGCGAGAGATCGCGGAAGCGGCGCTGGCGCATCAAATCACGAACGAGGTTGAGCGCGCTTACCGGCGCGGCGATGCCATTCAGAAGCGCCGACAGCTTATGGACGCATGGGAAGCCTATTGTTCCCGGTCAGCGTCACAAGGCATCGAGTTTGTCAGCCTGACGGAGGCAGTCTAA
- a CDS encoding Arm DNA-binding domain-containing protein yields MAGKLTARGAATTKSGQYSDGGGLYLIVAPSGARKWVFRFTFGSKIKMMGLGSADVVSLAKARALRDDARQIAAAGKNPIEERTATREGKLTFGQCADRYIKTKEGGWRNEKHRWQWRHTFEVYAAPIRAKPVDEIDTADVLALLQPLWSADTIPPCRIPTFRPFWLGCANARPSAASRSNSRS; encoded by the coding sequence ATGGCGGGGAAGCTGACCGCGCGAGGCGCCGCCACGACGAAGTCGGGGCAGTACAGCGACGGGGGCGGGCTCTATCTGATCGTCGCCCCGAGCGGCGCCCGAAAATGGGTCTTCCGGTTCACCTTCGGCAGCAAGATCAAGATGATGGGCCTGGGCAGCGCGGACGTTGTGTCGCTGGCCAAGGCTCGCGCCCTTCGAGACGACGCGCGCCAGATCGCCGCGGCGGGGAAAAACCCAATCGAGGAGCGCACGGCCACGCGCGAAGGCAAGCTCACCTTCGGGCAATGCGCGGATCGATATATCAAGACGAAGGAAGGCGGCTGGCGCAACGAAAAGCACCGCTGGCAGTGGCGCCACACATTTGAAGTCTACGCCGCGCCAATTCGAGCGAAGCCGGTTGACGAGATCGACACCGCCGACGTCCTCGCCCTCCTGCAACCCCTTTGGAGCGCGGACACCATCCCGCCTTGCCGTATACCGACGTTCCGGCCTTTCTGGCTCGGTTGCGCGAACGCGAGGCCGTCGGCGGCCTCGCGCTCGAATTCACGATCCTGA
- a CDS encoding TolC family outer membrane protein: MRISFAVSVIGCVALAAPSCRAETMREALAHAYLVNPQLNAQRANTRGVDENLPIAQGAFLPTASVQGNFGLQVQELQGVRSGSQIINLAAASTQPGGGAISLSLNIFNGFRGINGINQAEAQIFQSRQYLRNIELSVLSAAASAYLNVQRDIAIYDLRDQYVAIMAHQVEITRERLIGGEVTMTDVYQAETAHAQAKQDRATATVNLQASLSVYKQVIGQAATRLAPAPPLDNMLPKSIEAAIQFADANHPLAQAARYNVEIQDYAVSIIEGQLAPTVALNGQVWKQYDAYNTANQRLFQGFVGVQLNAPIYEGGVIYGQARQAKEKLGEARYLQDQQLLQIHQSTEAAWAAWKQSGKFLAAAKEQVAKGEETLAGMREEAKYGQRITLEILNSQLTLVNARIAYVIGQRDRIATSYNLLAAIGGLSAATLGLDVPMYDPTEHFDRVKHQFIGLEPWK; the protein is encoded by the coding sequence ATGCGTATCTCGTTTGCTGTCTCCGTTATCGGCTGCGTGGCGCTCGCCGCGCCGAGCTGTCGCGCCGAAACCATGCGAGAGGCTTTGGCGCACGCCTATCTGGTCAATCCCCAGCTCAATGCTCAGCGCGCGAACACACGTGGCGTGGACGAGAACTTACCCATCGCGCAGGGGGCGTTTCTCCCGACCGCGTCCGTCCAGGGTAACTTCGGGCTCCAGGTGCAAGAGCTCCAGGGCGTTAGAAGCGGAAGCCAGATTATCAACTTGGCCGCCGCGTCCACGCAGCCGGGAGGGGGAGCCATTTCTCTCAGCCTGAATATTTTCAACGGTTTTAGAGGGATTAACGGGATCAATCAGGCGGAAGCGCAGATTTTCCAGTCGCGGCAATATCTGCGCAATATCGAGCTGTCCGTTTTGTCGGCGGCGGCGAGCGCCTATCTGAACGTGCAGCGCGACATCGCGATCTACGATCTCCGTGACCAGTATGTCGCCATCATGGCTCACCAAGTGGAGATTACGCGGGAACGCCTGATCGGCGGCGAGGTCACGATGACGGACGTCTATCAGGCCGAGACCGCCCATGCGCAAGCAAAGCAGGACCGTGCGACGGCGACCGTGAATTTGCAGGCGAGTTTATCTGTCTACAAGCAGGTGATCGGCCAAGCGGCGACCAGGTTGGCCCCCGCGCCGCCTTTGGACAATATGCTGCCCAAAAGCATCGAGGCGGCGATTCAATTCGCGGATGCGAACCATCCGCTGGCGCAGGCGGCGCGCTACAATGTCGAGATTCAGGACTACGCCGTGAGCATTATCGAGGGGCAACTCGCGCCGACGGTTGCGCTCAACGGCCAAGTGTGGAAGCAGTACGACGCTTATAACACGGCAAATCAACGCCTTTTCCAGGGTTTTGTCGGTGTGCAGCTCAACGCGCCAATCTATGAAGGCGGCGTGATCTATGGGCAGGCTCGCCAAGCAAAGGAAAAGTTGGGGGAGGCCAGGTATCTACAGGACCAGCAACTTCTTCAAATCCATCAGTCGACGGAGGCGGCTTGGGCGGCGTGGAAGCAGTCGGGAAAGTTTCTGGCCGCCGCCAAGGAGCAGGTCGCGAAAGGCGAGGAAACGCTCGCCGGGATGCGCGAAGAGGCAAAATATGGCCAGAGGATCACTCTGGAAATCTTGAACTCGCAATTGACGCTGGTTAATGCGCGCATCGCCTATGTGATTGGACAGCGCGACCGTATCGCGACCTCTTATAATCTGCTGGCGGCAATCGGCGGATTGTCGGCGGCGACGCTTGGGCTCGACGTTCCGATGTATGATCCCACCGAGCATTTCGACCGAGTCAAACATCAGTTCATTGGACTCGAGCCCTGGAAATAG
- a CDS encoding HlyD family type I secretion periplasmic adaptor subunit encodes MSVQTATDDWRKFASMGYATIFLTFGVIGGWAALAKIDRAVVATGFISTETNRKTLQHYEGGIVREILVKEGDHVREGQILLRLDKVQAQANLEVLQNQLDSALALEARLIAEREGKDHIEWSSEWFRDKTNPRIGKLVEDETRQFEERRASLRGQLEILEARIKQLRTEISGIAIEKASTEKQVRYINDELAGLRMLLAKQLVPANRVFAMERERTRLEGIVGKLISDSAKADGAINEIGVQIAQMKQKFQEDVATLLLDVRQKITDLRQRGIVANDVLRRIDVAAPRTGTIQNLKVFTIGQVLRPGEPILDIVPDQDRLIVQAQFSPTDIDSVRESQTAEIRFPAFHSRTLPVMAGNLETISHDRLVDEASKQPYYLGIIAISRAEIPEAYRSRLRAGMPAEVIVSAGERTVLDYLISPLSASLRKTFIEQ; translated from the coding sequence ATGAGCGTGCAGACCGCTACGGATGATTGGCGCAAATTTGCATCCATGGGCTACGCCACGATTTTCTTGACCTTCGGCGTCATCGGCGGCTGGGCCGCGTTGGCGAAGATTGATCGCGCCGTGGTGGCGACCGGCTTCATCTCGACGGAGACGAACAGGAAGACGCTGCAGCATTACGAGGGCGGGATCGTGCGTGAAATCCTGGTTAAAGAGGGGGATCACGTCCGCGAAGGACAGATCCTGCTTCGCCTCGATAAGGTGCAAGCGCAAGCCAATCTCGAAGTATTGCAGAACCAGCTCGACTCGGCTCTGGCGCTCGAAGCCCGATTGATCGCCGAAAGAGAAGGAAAAGATCATATCGAGTGGTCTTCGGAGTGGTTTCGCGACAAGACCAATCCGCGAATCGGTAAGCTCGTCGAGGACGAGACAAGGCAGTTCGAAGAGCGCAGGGCCTCGCTGCGCGGGCAGCTTGAAATCCTCGAGGCCCGCATCAAGCAGCTCAGGACCGAGATCAGCGGCATCGCGATCGAGAAGGCGTCCACGGAAAAGCAAGTGCGCTACATTAACGACGAGCTCGCCGGCTTGCGCATGCTGCTCGCCAAGCAACTCGTGCCCGCCAATCGCGTGTTCGCGATGGAGCGGGAACGGACCCGGCTCGAGGGTATCGTAGGGAAACTGATTTCCGACTCCGCCAAAGCGGATGGAGCGATCAACGAAATCGGCGTTCAGATCGCACAGATGAAACAGAAATTTCAGGAGGACGTCGCTACGCTATTGTTGGACGTCCGACAGAAAATAACCGACCTTCGGCAGCGAGGCATCGTGGCCAATGATGTGCTGCGACGCATCGACGTCGCCGCGCCGAGGACTGGAACGATCCAGAACCTGAAGGTTTTCACCATCGGCCAGGTCCTGCGCCCCGGAGAGCCGATACTGGACATCGTGCCAGATCAGGACCGCTTGATTGTACAAGCGCAGTTTTCTCCCACCGACATCGACAGCGTCCGGGAGAGCCAGACGGCGGAAATTCGATTCCCGGCTTTCCACTCGCGCACGCTGCCTGTCATGGCGGGCAATCTCGAGACGATTTCGCACGACCGCCTGGTCGATGAAGCGAGCAAGCAGCCCTACTATCTGGGAATAATCGCAATCAGCCGAGCCGAGATTCCGGAGGCTTACCGGAGTCGTTTGCGCGCCGGCATGCCGGCGGAAGTCATCGTATCTGCAGGCGAGCGCACAGTTCTTGATTATCTCATATCGCCCCTGTCTGCCTCGTTACGTAAGACTTTTATCGAGCAGTAG
- a CDS encoding type I secretion system permease/ATPase yields MYNKSWREALRRQWVVAQPNVILLASYLTSSVRLVASLFAVGDKKTLPSATGVQSRLINGIRETRPIFLTAVVFSFFINLLMFVSPLYMLQIYDRVVSSRSETTLIALTVLAGALLMIYALLEGLRARILVRAGLLFDAKIAGPVFEAIHQGNVRMPSGGHVQCLRDMDVVREFLTGSGLLALCDAPWFPIFVVACFILNPWFGVIALLGSLATLGLTALNEAMTKKHLNAATLANARSSQSANAVFRNTEVLQAMGMVENLKKIWLDQHDSVLAAQAWASDRSGAIVAFTKFFRMFLQTIILGTGAHLVIAREISPGAIVAGSILVGRALQPIELAVGNWKGFIAARSAYERLHKLFSIAGNGSPRMSLPKPDGALVVTEVVAAAPGRPQAPILKGVSFAVAPGEIVAVVGPSGAGKSSLARVLVGVWLDLRGSVRLGGDDLSHWNPQELGVHIGYLPQDVELFDGTIAQNISRFQDYVPEKVIEAASLAGCHELIQQMPEGYNTQIGEGGHVLSGGQKQRVALARALYGAPSLVVLDEPNANLDPAGEEALLRALQKIRQLGAIVVIITHKVNVLTAVDKILVLVSFRRLGSATPSCRISWARRLPEPNPSNRRRTNAYERADRYG; encoded by the coding sequence ATGTACAATAAGTCCTGGCGTGAGGCCTTGCGGCGGCAGTGGGTCGTAGCGCAACCCAACGTGATCCTCCTTGCGAGCTATCTCACGAGCAGCGTCCGGCTCGTTGCATCCTTGTTTGCCGTCGGCGACAAGAAGACGCTCCCGAGCGCGACGGGCGTGCAAAGTCGCTTGATCAACGGCATTCGTGAGACGCGTCCAATTTTTCTGACGGCGGTTGTATTCAGCTTTTTCATCAATCTGCTGATGTTCGTCAGCCCGCTCTATATGTTGCAGATCTACGATCGCGTCGTCAGCAGCCGCAGTGAAACGACGCTGATCGCGCTCACTGTCCTCGCTGGCGCCTTGCTGATGATCTACGCGCTTCTGGAAGGTCTGCGCGCCCGCATCCTCGTGCGCGCCGGTCTCTTGTTCGACGCCAAGATCGCCGGTCCCGTGTTCGAAGCGATTCATCAGGGCAATGTCCGGATGCCGAGCGGGGGACACGTCCAATGTCTTCGCGACATGGACGTCGTGCGGGAGTTTCTGACCGGGTCCGGTCTCCTGGCGCTGTGCGACGCGCCGTGGTTCCCGATTTTCGTCGTGGCCTGCTTCATTCTCAATCCCTGGTTCGGCGTCATCGCCTTGCTTGGAAGCCTCGCGACGCTGGGACTGACGGCGCTGAACGAGGCGATGACCAAGAAGCACCTGAATGCGGCGACGCTCGCGAACGCGCGGTCGAGCCAGAGCGCCAACGCCGTCTTCCGTAATACGGAAGTGTTGCAGGCGATGGGCATGGTGGAGAACCTCAAGAAGATCTGGCTCGATCAGCATGACAGTGTTCTTGCCGCTCAAGCCTGGGCCAGCGATCGATCGGGAGCGATCGTCGCCTTCACCAAGTTCTTCCGCATGTTCCTGCAGACGATCATTCTGGGGACTGGGGCGCATCTCGTAATCGCGCGCGAAATTTCGCCCGGGGCGATCGTGGCGGGCTCCATCCTCGTTGGGCGGGCGTTGCAGCCGATTGAGCTCGCCGTTGGCAATTGGAAGGGCTTTATCGCGGCGCGTTCGGCTTATGAACGGTTACACAAATTGTTTTCGATCGCGGGGAATGGAAGCCCCCGCATGTCGCTCCCCAAGCCAGACGGCGCATTGGTCGTCACGGAGGTCGTCGCCGCCGCGCCGGGACGGCCGCAGGCGCCGATCCTGAAGGGCGTTTCGTTCGCCGTGGCGCCGGGAGAGATTGTCGCCGTCGTCGGACCTAGCGGGGCGGGGAAATCGAGCCTCGCGCGAGTCCTGGTGGGGGTGTGGCTGGATCTGCGGGGATCGGTGCGGCTTGGCGGCGACGATCTCTCACATTGGAATCCCCAGGAACTGGGGGTGCACATTGGCTATTTGCCGCAAGATGTCGAATTGTTCGACGGCACCATCGCCCAGAACATTTCTCGGTTCCAAGACTATGTTCCAGAAAAAGTCATCGAAGCGGCGTCGCTTGCCGGATGCCACGAGCTGATCCAGCAGATGCCCGAGGGCTACAATACGCAGATCGGGGAAGGCGGCCACGTCCTGTCTGGCGGACAAAAGCAGAGAGTGGCGCTGGCGCGCGCACTGTATGGCGCGCCCAGTCTCGTTGTTTTGGACGAGCCGAATGCAAACCTCGACCCCGCGGGCGAAGAAGCGTTGTTGCGGGCGCTTCAGAAAATTAGGCAGCTCGGCGCGATCGTCGTCATCATTACCCACAAGGTCAACGTTTTGACGGCTGTCGACAAGATTCTCGTATTGGTCTCGTTCAGGCGTTTGGGCAGCGCGACGCCATCTTGCCGCATCTCATGGGCTCGCAGGCTCCCGGAGCCCAACCCAAGTAATCGTCGAAGGACCAACGCGTATGAGCGTGCAGACCGCTACGGATGA
- a CDS encoding helix-turn-helix transcriptional regulator has product MYGNPQRRTDLNTMELRREGGRWLRSLREQAGVSQRDFARLVDTEYYTFISQVKNGRGRIPPDRYFLWASALKIEPRAFVKTLMKYYDPIVYQILFDDECDG; this is encoded by the coding sequence ATGTACGGAAATCCTCAAAGGCGAACAGACTTAAATACGATGGAGCTTCGCCGGGAAGGGGGCCGTTGGCTGCGCAGTCTGCGCGAGCAGGCCGGCGTCTCGCAGCGGGATTTCGCGCGGCTCGTGGATACTGAGTACTATACGTTCATTTCGCAGGTCAAAAACGGACGTGGGCGGATTCCGCCAGACCGATATTTTTTGTGGGCGTCCGCGTTGAAGATCGAGCCGCGCGCCTTCGTCAAGACGCTGATGAAATACTACGATCCCATCGTTTATCAGATCCTGTTCGACGACGAGTGTGACGGTTGA
- a CDS encoding glycosyltransferase, giving the protein METYFLAVAPVLSIVGVQGDGWWTHYREQTGDLGADARGEATLSSISNFRPGVLLGKLAARRRTSVFWRTMPARLADAPASLRDFIRSHQIEALLCNHYFNLPLARRIQKWSDGVKIVCETQDIQSRHMIVSDPRHPLTGAPGHYEQYFRDELRCCGAADEFIHLNEEEFSVFAKQLPTKRHHLLYPALPRPPRLERSPKLDIDFLIVASNNRPNFNSLRWFLDEVWDRKLNRSARLRIVGNVDVAFQHEASDYLTRYGPIFMGRVDDVGPWYHRARTVLAPTIEGQGISIKTIEALSYGRPFIYSPLAVRGFDRQIGESLPGLCRSAAEFKSAIKARLPSPFRLPKREINKEALEIYETLFAPEAYQRRFQQIFAPTDR; this is encoded by the coding sequence ATGGAAACTTACTTTCTCGCCGTCGCGCCGGTCTTGTCGATCGTCGGCGTGCAGGGAGACGGCTGGTGGACGCATTACCGGGAGCAGACCGGAGACCTCGGCGCAGACGCCCGCGGAGAGGCGACGCTTTCCAGTATCTCGAATTTTCGCCCGGGCGTCTTGCTGGGAAAGCTCGCAGCGAGAAGGCGCACGTCTGTCTTCTGGCGCACGATGCCGGCGCGGCTCGCGGATGCGCCTGCAAGCTTGCGCGACTTTATCCGGTCGCATCAGATCGAGGCGCTGTTGTGCAATCACTATTTCAACCTGCCGCTCGCGCGAAGAATCCAGAAGTGGAGCGACGGCGTGAAGATCGTTTGCGAGACGCAGGATATCCAGAGTCGACACATGATCGTCAGCGACCCGCGGCATCCCTTGACGGGCGCCCCGGGCCATTACGAGCAGTATTTTCGCGACGAGCTGCGTTGCTGCGGCGCAGCGGATGAGTTCATTCATCTCAATGAGGAAGAATTCAGCGTATTCGCGAAGCAATTGCCGACGAAGAGACATCATCTCCTCTATCCCGCTCTCCCCCGGCCGCCTCGCTTGGAGCGCTCACCCAAGCTCGATATTGATTTCCTCATCGTCGCTTCCAACAACCGCCCGAATTTCAATTCGCTTCGTTGGTTTCTCGACGAGGTATGGGATCGCAAACTCAACAGGTCGGCGCGGCTTCGCATCGTTGGCAATGTCGACGTCGCCTTTCAACACGAGGCCAGCGATTATCTGACGCGCTATGGACCGATCTTCATGGGCCGCGTCGACGACGTGGGGCCGTGGTACCATCGGGCGCGGACGGTTCTCGCGCCGACGATCGAGGGACAGGGGATTTCGATCAAGACGATCGAGGCTCTCTCCTATGGCCGCCCCTTTATCTACTCGCCCCTGGCGGTGCGCGGTTTCGATCGGCAGATTGGGGAAAGCCTGCCCGGGCTTTGCCGGTCGGCCGCCGAATTCAAGTCGGCGATCAAGGCGCGCCTCCCCTCACCATTCCGCCTTCCCAAGCGCGAGATCAACAAGGAGGCGCTCGAGATTTACGAGACGCTTTTCGCGCCAGAGGCCTATCAGAGGCGGTTCCAGCAGATTTTCGCGCCCACGGATCGGTAG
- a CDS encoding class I SAM-dependent methyltransferase, with translation MSELVQSIIDYQGSRGGAHKAGTLTAAPLERIEWYFQNYFKGRPVRSAETGCGASTIVFSTYATHHTAYTYDDRADENSSVNFAVECPGFNAAAVKWVFGPTQRTIFSDPLDQDVDIVLIDGPHGYPFPELEYFAFYRRLAPGGILILDDVHIPTINNLYKALLQDDSFYSHGLAATTAYFQRSDRPAFDMEGDGWYLQRYNVQRFPAIHHEDVSVGHHLPLKFAFDGVFEGAPLARGFSFQNGRPVSEGDLSIVEVKLAPSAPKRVRLALDIEPICVEDRLAQTPMVKICIAGQVVYNSEFTDSRRRTIEFEAETDESPTLRIEFWHSGLLRVNDLPNWRKSPWVWFDGRLLNFWLHSLSLSDAGVAEEAPNVVNRVAGQAFSFDYAGERLTFFVDDPVDPVQRFHAAGQFADLAELDAVQRLTPAGARILDLGAGVGNHAAFFAKYADAARIALWEPDRRKHGLLRLNMALNGVAGADFSLLPQDATAAPSFPGLLANGAFQNQSFDLIRFDQPGAELDFIENAKALIGETKPLLMIHVGADNFRPFLKKADALGYIVAWQHQKSDRALTYILADKPSKPLRTKDKSSLLRPIDWFRSQSRSAAGEATESLVQRLDALEAENALLRKALSKAAGDNVASADGPKAH, from the coding sequence ATGTCAGAGTTGGTTCAGAGCATCATCGACTATCAGGGGTCGCGCGGCGGGGCGCACAAGGCCGGCACGCTGACCGCGGCGCCGCTCGAGCGGATCGAATGGTATTTCCAAAATTATTTCAAGGGACGGCCGGTCCGCTCGGCGGAGACGGGTTGCGGCGCGTCGACCATCGTCTTTTCGACATATGCGACGCATCACACGGCTTACACTTATGACGACCGCGCCGACGAAAATTCGAGCGTCAATTTCGCCGTTGAGTGTCCGGGCTTCAACGCCGCCGCCGTGAAGTGGGTGTTCGGCCCGACGCAGCGGACGATTTTCTCCGATCCTTTGGATCAGGACGTCGACATTGTCCTCATCGACGGACCCCACGGCTATCCCTTTCCCGAGCTCGAATATTTCGCTTTTTACCGTCGCCTCGCTCCCGGCGGGATTTTGATCCTGGACGACGTCCACATTCCCACGATCAATAATCTCTATAAGGCGCTGCTGCAGGACGACTCGTTCTACTCCCACGGCCTGGCGGCGACCACGGCCTATTTTCAACGCTCCGACCGGCCCGCCTTCGATATGGAGGGAGATGGCTGGTATCTGCAGCGATACAACGTCCAGCGGTTCCCTGCGATCCACCACGAGGATGTCAGCGTCGGTCATCATCTGCCGCTGAAATTTGCTTTCGACGGCGTCTTCGAAGGCGCCCCGCTCGCGCGCGGCTTTTCGTTCCAGAACGGCCGCCCGGTGAGCGAGGGCGATCTGTCGATCGTAGAGGTCAAACTCGCCCCCAGCGCGCCGAAGCGCGTGCGGCTCGCGCTCGACATCGAGCCGATCTGCGTCGAGGACCGGCTCGCACAGACGCCCATGGTCAAGATCTGCATTGCGGGACAGGTCGTTTACAATAGCGAGTTCACGGACTCCAGGCGCCGCACCATCGAATTCGAAGCCGAGACGGACGAATCCCCGACGCTGCGCATCGAGTTCTGGCACAGCGGCCTGCTGCGCGTGAACGATCTGCCGAACTGGCGCAAATCGCCCTGGGTCTGGTTCGACGGGCGGCTGCTCAATTTCTGGCTCCATTCCTTGAGCCTTTCCGACGCCGGCGTGGCGGAAGAGGCGCCCAATGTCGTCAATCGCGTCGCCGGACAGGCGTTTTCCTTCGACTACGCCGGCGAGCGCCTGACCTTTTTCGTCGACGATCCGGTCGACCCCGTTCAGCGCTTTCACGCAGCGGGACAATTCGCCGATCTGGCCGAGCTCGACGCCGTGCAGCGCCTCACGCCGGCGGGCGCGCGCATTCTCGATCTCGGCGCCGGCGTCGGCAACCACGCGGCGTTCTTCGCCAAATATGCGGACGCGGCGCGGATCGCCTTGTGGGAGCCGGACCGTCGCAAGCACGGCCTGCTGCGCCTGAATATGGCGCTCAACGGCGTGGCGGGCGCGGATTTCTCGCTGCTCCCGCAGGACGCGACGGCGGCGCCGTCTTTCCCCGGCCTCCTCGCCAATGGCGCTTTTCAAAACCAGAGCTTCGATCTCATCCGCTTCGACCAGCCCGGCGCGGAACTGGACTTCATCGAGAACGCCAAAGCGCTCATCGGCGAAACCAAGCCGCTGCTGATGATCCATGTCGGCGCCGACAACTTCAGGCCTTTTCTCAAAAAGGCCGATGCGCTCGGCTATATCGTGGCGTGGCAACATCAAAAGTCGGATCGGGCGTTGACCTACATTCTTGCCGACAAACCGTCGAAGCCGTTGCGCACGAAAGACAAATCCTCCCTGCTCCGCCCGATCGACTGGTTTCGATCGCAGAGCCGGAGCGCGGCCGGCGAGGCGACGGAGAGCCTTGTTCAGAGGCTCGATGCGCTGGAAGCGGAGAACGCCCTGTTGCGTAAGGCGCTGTCCAAAGCAGCGGGCGATAACGTCGCTTCCGCGGACGGGCCGAAAGCTCATTAA